The Lolium rigidum isolate FL_2022 chromosome 1, APGP_CSIRO_Lrig_0.1, whole genome shotgun sequence region CGAAATAGAATAGATGGAAGTATGGTGAAGTGTCTACTAGCACTGCCAACTAATGTACATAGTGGATATGGGGCAATTTTCTTACTAACATTGTTGCTCATATTATCTACCTTTTCTCACTTCTATCAAATATCGGATCAATTCTTTCTTTCAGTGCATACCGGTGTCAAAAAATTGAACTTGCTTTACTACACCTTTTGATGTCAACCTTCCAACCCGCCACTCTGCAGATCATCCAACATGCACTCAGAAGCAACTAACACGGGCGCGGTGTGCCGCCGCGCCTATGCTTCCTagttactacctccgtttcaagtaataaggcgcacgcgtattccaagacgaactttgaccataaaagttgaacaataaaatcttgattatattatatgtaattagtatggttggattcgtattgaaaaatactttctaatgatattaatttcattcaaaaaatatttatatatttaaagtaattcttggtcaaacaaaaaacacgtaaaacgagaacgccttattccttgaaacggaggtagtatagttTAGAAcgatgttggagatgccctaaagacgGGCCTTGCTTCGCGGGCCGGcctctcttcttcctcacttcacacACGGAACGGCAGCACTGGGAGAGGGCACAACCCACATCTTCTCCATGGCATCTCCtcttcccctccccctccccaccCACGCCCAGGTCGCAGGCACCTAGCTCCTCGCCGACCTGAgcctcccccgccgccggagACCATCCCCTTCCGCTCTTCCGCCGGCCGACTCGGTTCCGTTCCCCCTCCTCCCCTCTCGCCGACCAGGCCACTAGGAGGAACACAAGAGTAAGCCGTAAGCCCTTGCTCCTCTATCTGCTTATCATTTCTCGTTAGTTTTTACTTCGTTGGGCGGATTGATAACCAACACTATTTATTTTAGTACATCTGTATCATCTGTGCTTGGTTATCCAGTTTTTACATGCTGGGAACTGCAAATTGTGTAGGAATATTTGGCTCTGCCTCCTCGTTTCACCTTgttcaaagaaaaaaaattggaACTTCTTTTGCAGACGGCAGATACCTAACCAAATTGTTTCTTGTGGTGGATCTTCGTGTGGTACAAATGTATAGTTTGTGATGCACAACTATTACTGATTTAGGATACCTATTACTGATTTAAGCTTGgtaatggagttaattattatctGATGTACAAGAAAGATATACAGTAATACACTTTACACTATGATCTGATGGGCGGGCCTGTACTTGAATAAGATGTCATTTTTCTTATACATTTTACTTAACTGAATGCCTTCAGCCCTTTTCATCTAAATTATAATGGAACCNNNNNNNNNNNNNNNNNNNNNNNNNNNNNNNNNNNNNNNNNNNNNNNNNNNNNNNNNNNNNNNNNNNNNNNNNNNNNNNNNNNNNNNNNNNNNNNNNNNNGTGCTGTGACTAGGTCATAATGTTGGGCCATTGCACATGAGTAACGAAAAACTCAATTTTTTTCCACAGCTCTTTTTTTTGAGGGATTTTTTTCCGCAACTCTTTATGCTGCTGCTGTTGATGTTTCTAGCTAGAGGACCACAATCAAAGgatctttcttttctatttcagtCATGCACCTCATTATCTAAAGGAACATGCTCAGTGTACTGTCCAAGCTTAGTTGTTGCAGACTCGCAGTTACTTCTTACTGCAGCTGCTGTTACCAAGTGCAAAAAGCATATAAATGTTGCAGTTTTATTACTTTATTTCTGTCTGATGATTGATGATTTCTGCTAAATCTTGATATTTTAATTATACTCTGAAACTCGTTAGCTTTCTTATGGAATTCTGCTGATGGCCTTTGGTCTTAGAGTAGCATAAGAAACCTAGTTGCGTTTTTTTAAAACTCTGTTTAACGATGAATCCCATGCCCTGTCTTGTAGACTTGCATGATGGAGACTGCAGAGTCTCGACCTTGGTCAGATCTTCAGCCAGAACTCCTGGGCCTTGTTCTCAGACGTCTGCCTTCCATAGCTGACCGTGTTCGTCTGAGAGCAGTGTGTCACCCGTGGCGTTCTAATAGTCTGCTGCAGTCCATTCCCCTCCCATTCCCATGGATTACCCTACCCGACGGCACCTTCCTCAGCATTCCAGGTGGTGAAATTCACCACATGCCTGTACCAGTCGGTGCTTGTTGCTGCGGCTCAATTGATGACTGGCTATTCCTCATGACCAGTGATGGTGGGTGTTCATTGGTCAACCCTTTCTCTAAGACCACTTTAAAGCTTCCTGAGCTAGCCAAAGTATGGAAGCGTAAGATATCTAATCCCAACTCTTGCATCAGTCCAGTTTCCTATAAGTTGGTGGTGCCCTCACCCCTGGACTCAGCACCGGATTCCCTTGTTGCTGCACTGATTATGGATGATGACAACTGTGCTACACTTTGTATTAGTCAGCCACCGATTGCCACTGACTTGTTCAGAGATGATAAGGTTCCAGCACTTCAGATTGAGGATGTTGCATTCTTTGATGGAAAGTTGTACGCATTGTGCGGGTTTGGCAAACTCTGCATCGTTGAGTTGGGCAATGACCTTTGTATTGCATCCACTGAATGCATAATTCACTCTTTGCATGAGTTAGATGGAATTCCTAAATCCTTGCCCAAGGTGGACAATAGGGGCTATACAGTATCGGTGTATCTAGTTGAATGTGGTGGTAGACTGTTGATTGTGAAACGTTGGTTCGAGTCCATACATGGTCCCGTAAGTGactatgtatttggatatgacaaTACTGTTGCATTTGATGTCTTTGAGGCAGACTTGAGCACCAACCCTGGCCGATGGAGAAGGATCAGTAAGTTGGGTGGCCATGCCCTCTTTCTTGGCCAACATGCTTCCAAGTCCCTACCTGCTACAGAATGCAGTGGATACCGAGAGGATTGCATCTACTTCATGGCTGACTATTTGGGTCTGCCATGTTCTGTGAATCCTCTTCTTGACTCCGGTGTGTACAACATGAGGAATGGGAAGATCACGCCATTGATGGTGCAGACTGCAGCAGCTCCACCAGAACGTGCTGGGCAGTGGCGTCCAGCATGGTTTTTCCCTCCTGAAGCTGTATGATCAACCCAGCAgggttttttctgctgttttggaggCTCTTTGCTTGCCTAACTCGATTTGCTTCAGCAGTGTGATCAATCCAACCTGGGAACTGGTCATCTTTATATTTATGGTGGGACTTAGGTTATTAATTAGTATCCTGATCAACCCAGCCTAGGTGCTGCTTATCTTTGTGCTTGTGCTATGTTACCGTATGATTGTGAACTCTCAgttggtaattggtatgatggtGTATTCTCTTGTGGATGATCTTAACGGGATGTCGGGATGTATTTAAATGTGCAAGCCTTCCATTGTAGCAACTTGATCTTTTTTGTTAGTGATATGCCACGTAACTGAATTAACTTGGCATCGTGTATGAGCCGACCACCCATTGCTACTAACTTTTCCTTGGTGGTACTACCGCCATTTTTTTAAGTGTTGCTGTGGATGAAAGGTTAGCAATGTTGGTGCAGTGATACTAATCTTTAACTTCGTAATTTTCTATTGACGTGTTGACTTATAGTCATTCGCCATGGAATGTGCCACCCATACATCTTATTCAGTGACtgtcaaaaggaaaaaaaaaacatcttATTCCCAATGCTACATGCAAAATTACGGGGTAACCTAATCCTGGAGGGGAGATCAGATGGAAATGCTGTTGGGGATGCCCCTCCCAGTGACCCCTGGCTCTGAAAATGGTTTGAGCAGCTCGTACGGCACGATGCCAGCACCGCACCTGTTCTTGTTGTTTGGATTGTTGTTTCGCTCATCGATGGTGCCCTCCACCTCCTTTAGCCTGCTGCTGAACTTGTCGAATGCCGCCTTGATCACGGGCTCGGCCAGCCACGCCGGCTCGGCGTACTCTCCCATGTATTCCTCATCGGGCGAGTGGGAGGAAAAAATGTCCAGCGTCGCCATCGTCTTGATGGCCTGCATCTGCGAAGGGAGGCTCTCCAGCAGAAACTCCTCCGGCCTGGCCATGaacttcttcatgtcttcctcccTATTCTCCTCCACCGGTATGTTCTTCCGCACAACAGTGGGGCGGTTTGGGAAGTACCCGGCGAACTGGTATAGCCCAAAATTGACGGCGGCGTGGTAGCCGGACGTGACCCACATGATGCTGCTTAGGACCTGGACGAGGCTATCCTTGGAGCCGCACACCGGCCACCACGGCTCGTCCTTCTTGTCGGCGTGCCCCTTGGTGCGCACCTCCTCCCACCACGCCTGGAGCTCCTCGTCGCCGGTGACGTCCTCGTCGGACTTGTAGTAGAAATCTACATAACTGGACACCCACTGCTCGATAGCGTTCCAGATGAGGAGCCCGTCATTGGCGTACGGGTAGTCCTTGATGGTGAGCTCCAGCTCACCGTCGTCCCGGCGCACGGCAAGTCCCCGGCTGACCAGGTCTTCCGGCAGCGCCTCCGTGTTGAACTGCCAGGTCTTACCGTAGGCGTAGGAGCAAAGCTCCATGGAGTACCTCCCGGGCCAGTATGTCTCCTCGAAGACACCGTCGGCGTTGATGAGTCTGTCCCTGGCCATGGCGTTGATCTCCATGGTGTAGCGCAAGTGCGGGTGCAGGAGGCGGTACACCGGGTGCATCCGGCTGAGCTGCCGGTTGGTGGCGATGATGTACGGCTCGGCGCAGGCGTGCGTGCGCAGCCAGTGGCTGACGAGCTGGTGGTAGGTGCTATCGTGGGTTAGCACATGAGCCTTGGCCAGCTTCCACAACCACTTCTCGGTGGCGTCGGACCCGTGCGTGAAGACTCGCTTCCACTGTGGCTTCGTCGGTGACTGCGGCCGTGTCAACTCGATGGCCAGCGG contains the following coding sequences:
- the LOC124685050 gene encoding uncharacterized protein LOC124685050 isoform X2 produces the protein MMETAESRPWSDLQPELLGLVLRRLPSIADRVRLRAVCHPWRSNSLLQSIPLPFPWITLPDGTFLSIPGGEIHHMPVPVGACCCGSIDDWLFLMTSDVSYKLVVPSPLDSAPDSLVAALIMDDDNCATLCISQPPIATDLFRDDKVPALQIEDVAFFDGKLYALCGFGKLCIVELGNDLCIASTECIIHSLHELDGIPKSLPKVDNRGYTVSVYLVECGGRLLIVKRWFESIHGPVSDYVFGYDNTVAFDVFEADLSTNPGRWRRISKLGGHALFLGQHASKSLPATECSGYREDCIYFMADYLGLPCSVNPLLDSGVYNMRNGKITPLMVQTAAAPPERAGQWRPAWFFPPEAV
- the LOC124685050 gene encoding uncharacterized protein LOC124685050 isoform X1, yielding MMETAESRPWSDLQPELLGLVLRRLPSIADRVRLRAVCHPWRSNSLLQSIPLPFPWITLPDGTFLSIPGGEIHHMPVPVGACCCGSIDDWLFLMTSDGGCSLVNPFSKTTLKLPELAKVWKRKISNPNSCISPVSYKLVVPSPLDSAPDSLVAALIMDDDNCATLCISQPPIATDLFRDDKVPALQIEDVAFFDGKLYALCGFGKLCIVELGNDLCIASTECIIHSLHELDGIPKSLPKVDNRGYTVSVYLVECGGRLLIVKRWFESIHGPVSDYVFGYDNTVAFDVFEADLSTNPGRWRRISKLGGHALFLGQHASKSLPATECSGYREDCIYFMADYLGLPCSVNPLLDSGVYNMRNGKITPLMVQTAAAPPERAGQWRPAWFFPPEAV